TAGGCTCAGTGAAGGACTGTCATTGTCTCAGGTCACTGTTCAAACCAAGGCTGAAGTAAATGCCACATCATCCTGACATTTTACTGAAGGCAGATATTTAGATTAAAAGTAATAATTACCTCGAAGGCTGATGTTAGCATTGGTCCATTTTACTTCTTCAGGATCTGATGTCTGACGACAATGAAGGGAAATGCAAAGCCGCTGCCGAAGAACAGCACCATCATTCCTAGGAGACGCCACTTGTTCTCCACGGAAAATGGCAGGTTCTGTTAAAAGAGAGATAGAGTATTGTGACTCAGTGAAACTCCAACTGGCAACATGACTGTGATTACCTTATTACTTACTAAAGTATTTAACCCCGCTAATTTTGTCTGCACTGATCGTAGAAAGCACTCAAATTCTacatttaatacacattttataccGCTGCCTGGCAATAAACcagttattttacagtttaattatAACTTACTATATGCAGGATATTTGTGCAAAGAGCTTCATAATATATCCAAGTATTACAAGACAGCCAGGGTCAGAAATGACTGACTCaaggtaaaaatgtaattgaaagtTCAGGGTGTGCCAGAGAGATATACAATAGTGAGGGAGAACCCTCAATGGTAAGAGTGCAATTtatacatttccattttctttatttcttgcCAAATATGTCAAGCGAGAGTGGGAGTTATTTTTACACAGGCCACTCTAGGCAAGCAATTTTTTTGTGTATGCATTTTAAGAACTCAACAAATCAGGACAAATGTcgtatttttttaagtatatcAGAAAAAACCTCAGGGGTCAATTAACTTTGAAATCTGAAATGTGAGTCCTATTGGgaatttcattttgtaaataaaaatgccaATGTGGCAATGATATGTATTAGTATAAATCAAGCACAATGATTCCGGGGCCAAAATAAACTTTGCCATTAAACTGAGGGAGCTCCTTGTAAAATTCAACTTTAGcccaaagacataaaacataaacatccACTTCTTTCATCGTATTCATCAGTGTGGTGTACTGGAATACACATCAAACAGGGTAAAGTTAACTTTattcatcatgctgaccagccccccccattttttatttgtattcttattttattctatttttattttataatatgtgtatttattatctgtttctgtgtggatatactgtacattttttatttgtattcttattttattctatttttattttattgtataatatgtgtatttattgtctgtgtagttgtatagtatagtgtatgtgtatttattgtctgtgtagttgtatagtatgtgtatttattgtctgtgtagttgtatagtatgtgtatttattgtctgtgtagttgtatagtatgtgtatttattgtctgtgttgtagttgtatagtatgtgtatttattgtctgtgtagttgtatagtatgtgtatttattgtctgtgtctgtgtagttgagctgctgcaacacttgaatttcccccatggggatcaataaaggaatataataataataataattatctaaACGCTACCAGTGTTGtccattatctttattatccTGGATTTAAGGAAGCATACAGGCAGTATAGCTTTTACTCTTGTCAATCCCTGGTTAGATTGTTGTTAGCATCGAGCTGTGACCTTTAGATTCAGCAACTAGCCGGAAGtgattttaaaaagcagcttcGTTGAGGCATTACTATTGAACACTGAAGTGTTTGTGGATGTTCTTGCCTCTTGTCAGTACACATGTATGCCAGCATGTCAGATGTCTGGTTTGGTGGAGCTTTTGCTACAGCTAACCTGATAGCACTGAACCATTAGCCACAGAGCTAATTGTTGCTAACCAACATGTCCTTCAACAAATCAACACTTGCTATCATAAGTCCTTCAATGCCTTTATTTGTTTGCATTGTACAGGAGAAGATGCAAATGCTTTTGGCTAGTTTTGCTAGTATTACACTCACACTCTTGtccaatgacagacatgaccTCCACGTaaggctagctagctagctaactgtAGGCGGAGGGTACACACAAGGCCGAATACAGACaatatcacatttaaaacaaaaatgctgctttaatgAGAGAACCTCACCTGCCCTGGTCCTTCAGAATAGTGTGAAGAACGAATAGCAGACGTGGTGAATCGCCTCACAGCTTGTCCCAGCATGATTAAAGCCTGGTTTCTTCTCTGCTTCAGTACAGCGATATTGTGTGCGACCTTCTTGTTCCTGTGAGCTGTGGAGCGgcgcaaaggattgtgggtaatACAAATGAGGCTATCGcgtatgggaaatgtagttcaaGCGCATATTGCAGATTTCTCCTTTATCTTCCTGTGGGAACTGaagttatgttgtgtttttgtgatcaTTATCAGACATGTGAGTTATTTACTACAGTGGAACAATCTTTCACAGAGGCCTCTATGACAAAAATTAAAAAGGCACAAAGTATTAGACAGTAGTGTTTGGTGTAAAGTACATCAGTGTGTTGCTACCTGCTTTGAAAGAGGCATTCAAATGGTCAAATATGtgtatggggcggctgtggcgtagtggagagca
This sequence is a window from Anoplopoma fimbria isolate UVic2021 breed Golden Eagle Sablefish chromosome 13, Afim_UVic_2022, whole genome shotgun sequence. Protein-coding genes within it:
- the LOC129101562 gene encoding cytochrome c oxidase subunit 7C, mitochondrial; the protein is MLGQAVRRFTTSAIRSSHYSEGPGQNLPFSVENKWRLLGMMVLFFGSGFAFPFIVVRHQILKK